One window of Mucilaginibacter inviolabilis genomic DNA carries:
- a CDS encoding sensor histidine kinase translates to MNFFRKYIFPALYGLLVYFTIRLLHDIDVGQHFWERYFYINAVEITCSIIVGYIAIHLFSRLFRYYDKHWPAQLSYQDVVRELTILVGANLILVNVIFVPMNISLRNDIISWADIVDINMIPTLYAIVYYGIARSRTWLKAYVNNKMQLEKLTNDHLETELKFLKAQYHPHFLFNALNTIYFQMDEDVAGAKKSTELLSSLLRYQLYDQQQQVPIKQELEYLQDYIQLQRIRASQKMRLNVFFDEELTDQQVYPLLLLPLVENAFKYVGGDYKIDISAFISEKGMLFKVYNDVPAKMKMKDNYSGIGHENLKRRLELLYPNKHRLIAGGEADSYIAQLELEF, encoded by the coding sequence ATGAATTTTTTCAGAAAATACATTTTCCCAGCCTTGTATGGTCTGCTGGTATACTTTACTATCAGATTGCTCCACGATATCGACGTTGGCCAACATTTTTGGGAGAGATATTTTTACATAAACGCTGTTGAAATTACGTGCTCAATAATAGTAGGTTATATTGCTATACACCTGTTCAGCCGGCTTTTTAGGTATTATGATAAACACTGGCCGGCACAGTTATCCTATCAGGACGTGGTGCGAGAACTTACCATATTAGTAGGTGCAAACCTGATATTGGTAAACGTAATATTTGTCCCAATGAATATATCCTTGCGTAATGATATAATTTCCTGGGCTGATATTGTCGACATTAATATGATACCCACTTTGTACGCTATTGTTTATTACGGCATAGCACGTAGCAGAACCTGGCTAAAGGCTTATGTAAATAATAAGATGCAACTGGAAAAACTAACCAATGATCACCTGGAAACTGAGCTGAAGTTTCTAAAGGCGCAGTATCATCCACATTTTTTATTCAATGCGCTGAATACTATTTATTTTCAGATGGATGAAGATGTAGCGGGTGCTAAAAAAAGCACAGAATTGCTTTCAAGTCTGTTACGGTACCAGCTTTATGACCAACAGCAACAGGTGCCCATAAAACAGGAGCTGGAATACCTGCAGGATTATATCCAGCTACAAAGGATAAGGGCCAGTCAGAAAATGCGTTTGAATGTATTTTTTGATGAAGAGCTTACCGATCAGCAGGTGTATCCTTTACTTTTGCTTCCGCTGGTGGAGAATGCTTTTAAGTATGTTGGCGGCGATTATAAAATTGATATTTCAGCCTTTATCAGCGAAAAAGGAATGTTATTTAAAGTATATAATGATGTGCCGGCAAAGATGAAAATGAAAGATAATTACAGCGGCATTGGTCACGAAAATTTAAAAAGGCGTTTAGAGTTGCTTTACCCGAATAAGCACCGTTTGATAGCCGGTGGCGAAGCAGATAGTTATATTGCACAACTAGAATTAGAATTTTAG
- a CDS encoding acyltransferase family protein, with translation MMETTQRQTYLDWLRIISIVGVLFFHSAMPFVSEDDWHIKNQQTSNLLMESNHFLHLFRMPLLFFISGTVSFYMMQRRSTLSFIGLRFRRLFIPLLVGMFIIVPPQIFIERLVHGYKGYFWDWYPSVFNFVPYPKGGSFSWHHLWFIAYLFIYDLIFAPVFAWLISPKSDGLKQKLAVLAEGKWIYLLMLPGIVWFTFTSWDYPETNDLIHDGSYFVYWLLFLLVGFICILQPKLMDSLERNRRFALTIGFLSLMTWEVMRWNKIEPDHVAWPFHHILFSYAFTALRPTIAWGWVLALVGYGKHYLNRKHVVLNYLNQAVYPFYILHQTVIVLIVYYIVQVQNESILSKYIYTVGITFFVTVLTYHLLIRPYALMRFLFGMKPKDKPKPVIEAPTEEIQPTVILST, from the coding sequence ATGATGGAAACCACACAACGTCAAACCTACCTCGATTGGTTAAGGATAATATCCATTGTCGGGGTATTATTTTTTCATTCGGCTATGCCCTTTGTTTCTGAAGATGACTGGCATATTAAAAACCAGCAAACCAGCAACCTGCTGATGGAATCGAACCATTTTTTGCACCTTTTCCGGATGCCGCTGCTTTTTTTCATTTCGGGTACAGTAAGTTTTTACATGATGCAGCGGCGTTCTACTTTAAGTTTCATCGGTTTGCGTTTCCGCAGGCTTTTTATTCCCCTTTTGGTAGGCATGTTCATCATTGTTCCGCCGCAGATATTTATAGAAAGATTGGTGCATGGCTACAAAGGCTACTTTTGGGACTGGTATCCAAGTGTATTTAATTTTGTACCCTATCCAAAGGGTGGTAGTTTTAGCTGGCACCACTTGTGGTTTATTGCTTACCTGTTTATTTATGACCTCATATTTGCACCAGTATTTGCCTGGCTTATCTCACCCAAAAGTGATGGATTGAAGCAGAAACTGGCTGTCTTAGCCGAAGGGAAATGGATTTATTTGCTGATGCTGCCCGGCATCGTTTGGTTCACTTTTACTAGTTGGGATTATCCCGAAACCAATGACCTGATACATGATGGCAGTTATTTTGTTTACTGGTTGCTATTTCTGTTGGTTGGTTTTATCTGCATCCTTCAGCCAAAACTGATGGATAGTTTAGAGCGTAACCGCCGCTTCGCGTTAACCATCGGTTTCCTGAGCCTGATGACGTGGGAAGTGATGAGGTGGAATAAAATAGAACCCGATCATGTTGCATGGCCCTTTCATCATATATTATTTTCGTATGCCTTTACAGCGTTGAGGCCAACTATTGCCTGGGGATGGGTGTTGGCACTGGTAGGCTATGGCAAACATTACCTGAACCGGAAACATGTTGTACTAAACTACCTAAACCAGGCGGTTTATCCGTTCTATATTTTGCACCAAACGGTTATTGTACTGATAGTTTATTACATTGTGCAGGTTCAAAATGAAAGCATTTTATCCAAATACATTTATACTGTTGGTATAACCTTTTTTGTAACCGTGTTAACTTACCATTTACTGATACGGCCTTATGCTTTAATGCGCTTTTTATTTGGGATGAAACCAAAGGATAAACCAAAACCTGTGATAGAGGCTCCTACAGAAGAAATACAACCTACTGTAATACTTTCTACCTGA
- the dinB gene encoding DNA polymerase IV: MDVKRHIVHIDLDSFFVSVERKFDPSLIGKAVIIGGSVDRGVVSSCSYEARAYGVHSAMPTRQAVKLCPHAIVLHGSHGRYSEASREVTQIIHDSVPLYQKTSVDEFYIDLTGMERFYDCYQIASNLRQKVIRETGLPISFGMASGKTVAKMATNQAKPNGQLYIKHGEELAFLAPLPIGKIPGLGESTCQKMYQYGIEKIGDLQRTNIRFLEAVFGKAGTYLWEKAHGIDQSEIIPHSDRKSISTEHTFGSNVNDPRTLENILVSMTEELSGKLRRENKLSSCMAIKIRYANFETHTQQQKIPLTAAEHILIPGVKNLLKKAWNQHRHVRLIGVRLSDLCTGSYQINLFEDNEEQIRLYQAMDRINFKFGDKTICRAAGMEIGTRNFNPFMKG, from the coding sequence ATGGATGTTAAGCGGCATATTGTTCATATCGACCTTGATTCCTTCTTTGTATCGGTTGAGCGCAAGTTTGACCCCAGCCTGATAGGTAAGGCGGTAATCATTGGCGGCTCGGTTGACAGGGGAGTGGTATCCTCATGCAGCTATGAGGCGCGCGCCTATGGTGTACATTCTGCCATGCCTACCCGGCAAGCCGTAAAACTTTGTCCGCATGCCATAGTGTTACATGGTAGCCATGGTCGTTATTCCGAGGCCTCCCGCGAGGTTACCCAAATCATCCATGACTCGGTACCCCTTTATCAAAAAACATCTGTTGATGAGTTTTATATTGATTTGACAGGTATGGAACGGTTTTATGATTGTTACCAGATAGCCAGCAACCTGCGCCAAAAGGTGATCCGTGAAACTGGTCTGCCTATTTCCTTTGGTATGGCATCGGGCAAAACTGTAGCAAAAATGGCCACCAATCAGGCTAAACCTAATGGGCAGCTATATATTAAGCATGGCGAGGAACTGGCGTTTTTAGCGCCATTACCTATTGGTAAAATACCTGGTTTGGGCGAAAGTACCTGCCAGAAAATGTATCAATATGGTATTGAAAAGATCGGCGATTTGCAACGAACCAATATTCGTTTCCTGGAGGCTGTTTTTGGCAAGGCCGGTACATATCTATGGGAAAAAGCCCACGGTATTGATCAAAGTGAGATTATTCCCCATAGCGACCGTAAATCGATATCTACTGAGCATACTTTTGGCAGCAATGTGAATGATCCGCGTACCTTAGAAAATATACTGGTATCTATGACCGAAGAACTATCTGGTAAGCTACGACGGGAGAATAAATTATCCTCTTGTATGGCTATCAAGATCCGCTATGCTAATTTTGAAACCCATACCCAGCAGCAAAAAATACCGCTTACGGCGGCCGAGCATATCCTGATCCCTGGCGTTAAAAATCTGCTCAAAAAAGCCTGGAACCAACACCGGCACGTCAGGCTGATAGGTGTGAGACTGAGTGATCTCTGTACCGGCAGTTACCAGATCAATTTATTTGAGGATAACGAAGAGCAGATCAGGCTTTACCAGGCTATGGACAGGATCAACTTCAAATTTGGCGATAAAACTATTTGCCGCGCCGCCGGCATGGAAATAGGTACGCGCAATTTTAATCCGTTTATGAAAGGTTGA
- a CDS encoding 2'-5' RNA ligase family protein encodes MYMYEDYLFLLSPPEAIKQEISRYKRASAKLIGNYKSMDSPAHISVHHLERQKPFMEETNLNKIEKGLNELPPALLHVDGFKFFQHLHNRMTIYAHIRVTPAVDEWFTQLKRLLKIRKTIIPHITVTRDVAGPDFERLWPNFRHKKLVEPFWVNELIMLKRETFAHEPQWQPFKVFEFKNKQTMANTAEAILHKQAAADNQIQDQINLF; translated from the coding sequence ATGTATATGTACGAAGACTATTTATTTCTGCTTTCGCCTCCCGAAGCTATTAAGCAGGAAATCTCCCGATATAAAAGAGCCTCGGCTAAATTAATTGGCAATTATAAAAGCATGGATTCACCGGCACATATTTCTGTTCATCACCTGGAGCGGCAAAAACCCTTTATGGAAGAAACCAATCTGAACAAGATAGAGAAAGGCTTGAATGAGCTGCCTCCTGCTTTATTACATGTAGATGGGTTTAAGTTTTTCCAACACCTGCATAACCGGATGACCATCTACGCTCATATCCGGGTTACACCTGCTGTTGATGAGTGGTTTACACAGCTAAAAAGGCTACTTAAAATTCGTAAAACCATCATTCCTCACATCACTGTTACCCGCGATGTTGCCGGGCCCGATTTTGAACGTCTATGGCCAAACTTCCGCCATAAAAAACTGGTGGAACCATTTTGGGTCAATGAACTCATTATGCTTAAACGGGAAACATTTGCCCATGAGCCGCAATGGCAGCCTTTTAAGGTTTTTGAATTTAAGAACAAGCAGACAATGGCTAATACTGCGGAGGCTATCCTTCACAAACAAGCCGCTGCAGATAATCAGATCCAGGATCAGATAAACCTATTTTAA
- a CDS encoding 2'-5' RNA ligase family protein has product MNNKDYLTVISPPEHVDKKVGSFKQECVKRIGKFPGMYARAHITIESFRDEVHQLTLKPLLLTPFYEMISFKVKTIPQHKLRINGFDFFKHGPNSRTIYARVDLDKTTEDWFNQVKGALRMKTRRITPHLTIARNIPVASFNKLWPYFQEMEYRDTFLADCLTILEKEIDNKNDRYKVHKTIPFGKNPLAA; this is encoded by the coding sequence ATGAACAACAAAGATTATCTTACCGTTATTTCTCCGCCGGAGCACGTGGATAAAAAAGTTGGCTCGTTTAAACAGGAATGTGTTAAACGCATCGGAAAATTTCCGGGGATGTATGCGCGGGCACATATTACTATTGAATCCTTCAGGGACGAGGTGCATCAGCTTACGCTCAAACCTTTGCTCCTTACTCCTTTTTATGAAATGATTAGTTTTAAAGTTAAAACCATACCCCAACATAAACTTCGCATCAATGGCTTCGACTTTTTTAAACATGGCCCCAATTCCAGAACCATATATGCCAGGGTAGATCTGGATAAAACCACCGAGGACTGGTTTAACCAGGTTAAAGGAGCCTTAAGAATGAAAACCAGGAGAATTACACCACACCTCACCATAGCCCGCAATATACCGGTAGCCTCATTTAACAAACTATGGCCATATTTTCAGGAAATGGAATACCGGGACACCTTTTTAGCGGATTGCTTAACCATACTGGAAAAGGAAATAGATAACAAAAACGACCGCTATAAAGTGCATAAAACGATCCCTTTTGGTAAAAATCCGCTGGCGGCTTAA